The Lactuca sativa cultivar Salinas chromosome 2, Lsat_Salinas_v11, whole genome shotgun sequence genome includes a window with the following:
- the LOC111916017 gene encoding kinesin-like protein KIN-14E encodes MASDVPSIMSQSVRTNRSSFSSSNGYETQSHYSAITNGDDYDSDGSNFAPPTPMTLSNSIPAELAGAIPLIDKFQVEGFLRSMQKQINSGGKRGFFSKRSVGPQDREKFTFEDMLCFQKDPIPTSLLKINGDLVSRAVKLFQTILKYTGIDSSEKGNQIGIEERIELVGKLYKQALKRSELRDELFAQISKQTRNCPDRQHLIRAWELMYLCASCMPPSKDIGGYLSEYIHDVAHNSNTDPDVQVYALNTLNALKCSVKAGPRHTIPGREEIEALLIGKKLTTIVFFLDETFEEIAYDMATTVANAVEELAGIIKLSAYSSFSLYECRKVVTASKSPEPGNEEYIGLDDNKYIGDLLAEFKSAKDRSKGEISQCKLTFKKKLFRESDEAIADPMFVQLSYVQLQHDYILGNYPVGKDDAAQLSALQILVEIGFVIKPESCTDWTLLLERFLPRQIAITRAKRDWELDILGRYRSMENLTKEDARQQFLRILRMLPYGYSVFFSVRKIDDPIGLLPGRIILGINKRGVHFFRPVPKEYLHSAELRDIMQFGSSNTAVFFKMRVAGVLHIFQFETKQGEEICVALQTHINDVMLRRYSKARTASNTSSVNGDIPTNSKPPIADVGEKRVQDLSKALEECEKTAKQLSEELNEKQKKEMNMQEEMETLKDMLRSEKKSLEELSSEYNEIRSLCEEKESNLQAVLIEKRNMEARLSQLSKGELENNTKKELVEATNQVLQRIQDELRTRNSELHAAEETKKKLLNEKMLLEERISRLEKKKVDEIRMLEKDLEQERKMTKPRISELEKKVAELTQKLANAESTLAIKDNELSNLHINLKELEDLREMKEDIDRKNEQTAAILKMQATQLAEYQALYKEELVLRKRYFNIIEDMKGKIRVYCRLRPLTPKEMNDKEKDVLTSVDEFTVQHLGRDEKIKQHCYDRVFDGNATQEDVFNDTRYLVQSAVDGYNVCIFAYGQTGSGKTFTIYGSENNPGLTPLATSELFKILRKDRNKFNFSLKAYMLELYQDTLVDLLIPKQAKRAKLEIKKDSKGMVTVENATVIPISTYEDLKNVIQRGTDQRHTTETLMNEASSRSHLILSIVIESTNLQTQSIARGKLSFVDLAGSERVKKSGSAGNQLKEAQSINKSLSALGDVISALSSGNQHIPYRNHKLTMLMSDSLGGNAKTLMFVNISPAESNLDETYNSLTYASRVRSIVNDPSKNVSSKEVARLKKLLAYWKEQAGKRGDDEELVEIQEERTPKEKGDNRHSM; translated from the exons ATGGCTTCAGATGTTCCATCTATAATGTCTCAAAGTGTGAGAACAAACAGATCTTCATTCAGCTCAAGCAATGGATATGAAACCCAATCTCACTATTCCGCCATTACAAACGGAGATGATTATGACAGCGATGGTTCAAATTTCGCACCACC GACGCCAATGACCCTTTCCAATTCCATTCCAGCCGAGCTTGCTGGTGCAATTCCTTTGATTGATAAATTCCAAGTAGAGGGTTTTCTAAGGTCCATGCAGAAACAGATAAATTCAGGTGGAAAACGTGGGTTTTTCTCAAAAAGATCCGTAGGTCCCCAAGATCGTGAGAAGTTTACATTTGAAGACATGTTGTGTTTTCAGAAG GATCCTATTCCAACATCCCTCTTGAAAATAAATGGTGATTTGGTTAGCCGAGCTGTAAAATTATTCCAAACCATCTTGAAATACACTGGAATTGATTCATCTGAAAAAGGGAATCAGATTGGCATAGAAGAAAGAATTGAACTTGTTGGAAAGTTATATAAACAAGCATTGAAACGCTCTGAGCTTCGAGATGAACTTTTTGCACAAATTTCAAAACAAACCAGAAATTGTCCTGATAG ACAACATTTGATAAGGGCATGGGAGCTAATGTACTTATGTGCATCATGCATGCCACCTAGCAAAGACATTGGTGGATATTTATCTGAGTACATTCATGATGTTGCACATAATTCCAATACTGACCCTGATGTGCAAGTCTATGCATTGAACACACTAAATGCACTAAAGTGTTCAGTAAAGGCTGGCCCACGACACACTATCCCTGGGCGTGAAGAAATTGAAGCTCTTTTAATCGGTAAAAAGCTCACCACAATCGTGTTTTTCTTGGATGAAACTTTTGAAGAAATAGCATATGACATGGCAACTACTGTTGCTAATGCTGTTGAGGAGCTTGCTGGAATAATCAAATTGTCTGCATATTCAAGTTTTAGTTTATACGAGTGTCGCAAAGTTGTTACAGCTTCTAAATCACCAGAACCCGGAAATG AGGAGTATATTGGATTAGATGACAACAAGTACATTGGAGATCTTTTAGCAGAATTTAAGTCAGCAAAAGATCGAAGTAAAGGAGAAATTTCACAATGCAAATTAAcctttaaaaaaaagttatttcgCGAGTCAGATGAAGCCATTGCAGACCCAATGTTTGTTCAGTTGTCATACGTTCAA TTACAACATGATTATATCTTGGGTAACTATCCAGTTGGAAAGGATGATGCTGCACAGCTGTCAGCATTACAAATCTTGGTTGAAATAGGATTTGTTATTAAACCAGAGTCATGCAC TGATTGGACTCTGCTTTTGGAGCGATTTCTACCCAGACAAATTGCAATTACTCGTGCTAAAAGAGACTGGGAATTGGATATACTTGGTCGTTATCGTTCCATG GAAAATTTAACAAAAGAAGATGCAAGACAACAATTTTTGAGGATTTTAAGGATGCTTCCATAtggttattcggttttttttagTGTTCGCAAGATTGATGACCCAATTGGACTTTTACCTGGAAGAATCATATTAGGGATTAATAAACGTGGG GTTCACTTTTTTCGTCCAGTTCCCAAGGAATATTTACACTCAGCTGAATTAAGAGATATAATGCAATTTGGTAGCAGTAACACTGCTGTGTTTTTCAAGATGAGAGTTGCTGGTGTCTTGCATATATTTCAATTTGAAACTAAACAG gGTGAAGAAATATGTGTTGCACttcaaacacatataaatgatgtTATGCTACGTAGATACTCTAAAGCACGAACTGCTTCTAATACAAGCTCTGTTAATGGTGATATTCCTACTAATTCAAAGCCTCCAATTGCTGATGTTGGTGAAAAACGTGTACAAGATTTGTCAAAGGCTCTTGAGGAATGTGAAAAAACTGCAAAACAA CTTTCAGAAGAGTTGAATGAGAAGCAAAAGAAGGAAATGAACATGCAAGAAGAAATGGAGACATTGAAAGACATGTTGAGATCAGAAAAGAAGAGTTTGGAAGAACTATCATCTGAATATAATGAGATTAGATCTTTGTGTGAAGAAAAAGAATCTAACCTTCAG GCTGTATTGATTGAGAAGAGGAACATGGAAGCTAGGCTTTCACAGCTTAGTAAAGGGGAGTTGGAAAATAATACCAAAAAGGAATTAGTTGAGGCAACTAATCAG GTTTTGCAAAGGATCCAAGATGAGTTAAGAACACGTAACTCAGAGTTGCATGCAGCTGAAGAAACCAAGAAGAAATTGTTGAATGAGAAAATGTTATTGGAAGAAAGAATTTCAAGACTTGAAAAGAAGAAAGTTGATGAG ATACGGATGCTTGAGAAAGATTTAGAACAAGAGAGAAAGATGACAAAGCCTCGAATTTCTGAACTTGAGAAGAAAGTAGCAGAGCTCACACAAAAATTGGCCAATGCAGAGTCTACTCTTGCAATCAAAGATAATGAATTATCAAATTTGCATATAAATCTTAAAGAATTGGAAGATTTAAGAGAAATGAAAGAg gatATCGATAGGAAAAATGAGCAAACTGCTGCGATATTGAAGATGCAAGCAACACAGTTGGCTGAATATCAAGCTCTCTATAAAGAGGAATTGGTTTTGAGAAAACGATACTTTAACATTATTGAAG ATATGAAAGGAAAGATCAGAGTTTATTGTCGATTAAGGCCTTTGACACCAAAAGAGATGAACGACAAAGAAAAAGACGTGCTTACAAGTGTTGATGAGTTCACAGTTCAACATTTAGGAAGAGATGAAAAGATTAAACAACACTGTTATGATCGTGTATTTGATGGAAACGCAACTCAAGAAGATGTTTTTAACGACACTAGG TATTTGGTGCAATCGGCTGTTGATGGTTACAACGTGTGTATATTTGCATATGGTCAAACGGGAAGTGGGAAGACTTTTACTATTTATGGATCTGAAAATAACCCTGGGCTTACCCCACTTGCCACGTCAGAGTTATTTAAAATTCTGAGAAAAGATCGCAATAAATTCAATTTCTCTTTGAAG GCATACATGTTGGAGTTATACCAAGATACCTTAGTCGATCTTCTAATTCCAAAACAAGCAAAACGTGCAAAATTAGAGATAAAAAAAGACTCCAAG GGAATGGTGACAGTTGAAAATGCGACAGTTATACCGATTTCAACTTATGAAGATTTGAAAAATGTTATTCAAAGAGGAACAGATCAAAGACACACAACTGAGACACTAATGAATGAAGCAAGTTCAAGGTCTCATTTGATTTTATCAATCGTTATTGAGAGTACAAATTTACAAACTCAATCAATCGCTAGAGGAAAG TTAAGTTTTGTTGATCTTGCGGGTTCTGAAAGGGTGAAAAAGTCGGGTTCTGCTGGAAATCAATTAAAAGAAGCACAAAGTATAAATAAATCACTTTCAGCACTTGGTGATGTTATTAGTGCTTTATCTTCTGGGAATCAACATATACCTTATAGGAATCATAAGCTCACTATGTTAATGAGTGATTCTCTTGGTGGAAAtgcaaagactttgatgtttgtTAATATTTCTCCAGCTGAGTCAAACTTGGATGAAACCTATAACTCTCTTAC gtATGCATCGAGGGTGCGTTCGATTGTGAATGATCCTAGTAAGAATGTTTCATCGAAAGAAGTTGCAAGATTGAAGAAGCTATTGGCTTATTGGAAAGAACAAGCAGGGAAAAGAGGAGATGATGAAGAACTTGTGGAGATTCAAGAGGAAAGGACACCAAAAGAGAAAGGTGATAACAGGCATTCAATGTAA